One Megasphaera elsdenii DSM 20460 genomic window carries:
- the mazG gene encoding nucleoside triphosphate pyrophosphohydrolase, which yields MEIKIIPLGCDDRPLDSYGRDGQSFAEAYAPVIAFLLRESRLHAVVHTVPGGPAMARAVCQLLEEARRREGDEAMPFDVTPIVDVTARLRREDGCPWDRSQTHRTLRRYLIEEVYEMLDAIDSHDIDGIREELGDILYQVAIHARIAQEKGLFSAQDVVKDVTDKMIRRHPHVFSQKSLENIGTSMLNWDRLKQGEQRQQHAHLLDGVVPGLPSLLAADKLQEKAAKTGFDWPDVQGVWDKFHEEWEEFRQALGEGNPVHAEEEAGDVLFVFANLCRHYHIEPECALHRANSKFRRRFAHVEDRVRQSGRPWEAFSLDELDSFWKEAKQIERQKENTDC from the coding sequence ATGGAAATCAAGATCATCCCTTTGGGCTGCGACGACCGGCCCCTGGATTCGTATGGCCGGGACGGCCAGTCCTTTGCCGAAGCTTATGCGCCTGTCATCGCCTTCCTGCTGCGTGAAAGCCGCCTCCACGCCGTCGTCCATACCGTCCCGGGCGGACCGGCCATGGCCCGGGCCGTGTGCCAGCTCCTGGAGGAAGCCCGGCGCCGTGAAGGGGACGAGGCGATGCCCTTTGACGTGACGCCCATCGTCGACGTGACGGCGCGCCTGCGCCGCGAAGACGGCTGCCCCTGGGACCGGTCCCAGACTCATCGGACCTTGCGCCGCTACCTCATCGAGGAAGTCTATGAAATGCTCGATGCCATCGACAGCCATGATATCGACGGTATCCGCGAGGAATTGGGGGATATCCTCTACCAGGTCGCCATCCACGCCCGCATTGCCCAGGAAAAAGGTCTTTTTTCGGCCCAAGATGTCGTAAAAGACGTCACCGATAAGATGATTCGGCGCCATCCCCACGTTTTTAGCCAAAAAAGCCTTGAAAACATAGGTACGAGTATGTTAAACTGGGATAGATTAAAGCAAGGCGAACAACGCCAGCAGCATGCTCACTTGCTGGATGGTGTCGTTCCCGGCCTGCCGTCGCTCCTGGCTGCGGACAAGCTTCAGGAAAAAGCGGCCAAGACCGGTTTCGACTGGCCCGATGTCCAGGGCGTCTGGGATAAGTTCCACGAAGAATGGGAAGAGTTCCGCCAGGCCCTTGGCGAAGGGAATCCCGTCCATGCCGAAGAAGAAGCTGGGGATGTGCTGTTCGTCTTTGCAAATTTATGCCGACACTATCATATAGAGCCGGAATGTGCGTTACATCGGGCTAACAGTAAATTCCGACGCCGCTTTGCTCACGTAGAGGACCGGGTCCGCCAGTCGGGCCGGCCGTGGGAGGCTTTTTCCCTGGATGAGCTCGACTCATTCTGGAAGGAAGCGAAACAGATAGAACGGCAGAAAGAAAATACAGACTGTTAG
- a CDS encoding phosphatidate cytidylyltransferase, with product MLAKRILTGIVGGAFTIFVIYEGNWLFFLMMALLSLVAWYEYGNLVRKLHAVPADKCGAVWLVAILAAYWFGSTKAMLVLALGLLCWLMLRTVFFHDKVKPVDSAYTLYGLLYIGCGFLAMLALRSGSVASFMGSSFSAVMLEPARFFVFLLIFSTWASDTFAFAVGKMMGKVKLCPAISPGKTREGAIGGFVGTLAVAIIFSLIFKFSVLHALAIGIIVGIMAPLGDLVESILKRVCGVKDSGNIIPGHGGVLDRFDSLLFAAPALYAYLILVI from the coding sequence ATGTTGGCAAAACGAATACTGACAGGCATCGTCGGCGGTGCCTTTACGATTTTTGTGATTTACGAAGGGAACTGGCTGTTTTTCCTCATGATGGCCTTGTTATCCCTCGTCGCCTGGTACGAATACGGCAACCTGGTCCGCAAGCTCCATGCCGTGCCCGCAGACAAATGCGGTGCCGTCTGGCTCGTCGCCATCTTAGCAGCCTATTGGTTCGGCAGTACCAAGGCCATGCTCGTCCTGGCTCTGGGCCTGCTCTGCTGGCTCATGCTGCGGACGGTGTTCTTTCACGATAAGGTCAAGCCCGTAGACAGCGCCTATACGTTATACGGCCTGCTCTACATCGGCTGCGGCTTTCTGGCTATGCTGGCCCTGCGCAGCGGTTCCGTCGCGTCCTTCATGGGCAGCAGTTTCAGCGCCGTCATGCTGGAACCGGCGCGGTTCTTCGTCTTTCTCCTCATCTTCTCGACCTGGGCCAGTGATACCTTTGCCTTCGCCGTCGGCAAGATGATGGGCAAAGTCAAGCTCTGCCCGGCTATCAGCCCCGGCAAGACCCGCGAAGGGGCTATCGGCGGTTTCGTCGGCACCCTGGCGGTAGCCATCATTTTCTCGCTGATCTTTAAATTCTCCGTGCTCCATGCCTTGGCCATCGGCATCATCGTCGGCATCATGGCGCCTTTGGGAGACTTGGTCGAATCCATCTTGAAGCGCGTCTGCGGCGTCAAGGATTCGGGAAACATTATTCCCGGCCACGGCGGTGTCCTGGACCGCTTCGACAGCCTCCTCTTTGCAGCGCCGGCACTGTATGCCTATTTGATTCTGGTTATTTAA
- the tsf gene encoding translation elongation factor Ts, whose amino-acid sequence MAITAAMVKELRTKTGAGMMDCKKALTESNGDMEKAVDLLREHGLAAAAKKADRIAAEGLVYSYIHGNGRIGVLVEVNCETDFVAQTDNFKALCKDIAMQIAAAKPAYLKREEVPAEVLEHEKEVLRQQALNEGKPEKIVEKMIVGRIEKFYKENCLLDQEFIKDSDKTVQQVVTEAVAKIGEKIDIRRYTRYELGEGLEKRNDDFVSEVMAQAK is encoded by the coding sequence ATGGCTATTACAGCAGCAATGGTAAAAGAATTAAGAACGAAAACCGGTGCAGGCATGATGGACTGCAAAAAAGCATTGACCGAAAGCAACGGCGATATGGAAAAAGCCGTCGACTTGCTTCGTGAACACGGCTTGGCTGCAGCAGCTAAGAAAGCAGACCGCATCGCTGCTGAAGGTTTAGTTTATTCTTACATCCATGGCAACGGCCGTATCGGCGTCCTCGTCGAAGTCAACTGCGAAACGGACTTCGTCGCTCAGACAGACAACTTCAAAGCACTCTGCAAAGATATTGCAATGCAGATCGCTGCTGCAAAACCGGCATACCTCAAACGCGAAGAAGTTCCGGCTGAAGTTTTGGAACATGAAAAAGAAGTTCTCCGCCAGCAGGCCCTGAACGAAGGCAAACCGGAAAAGATCGTCGAAAAGATGATCGTCGGCCGTATCGAAAAATTCTACAAAGAAAACTGCCTCCTCGATCAGGAATTCATCAAAGATTCTGACAAGACGGTCCAGCAGGTCGTTACCGAAGCGGTTGCTAAAATCGGTGAAAAAATCGACATCCGCCGTTATACACGTTATGAATTGGGTGAAGGCCTGGAAAAACGGAACGATGATTTTGTTTCCGAAGTAATGGCACAAGCTAAATAA
- the pyrH gene encoding UMP kinase produces the protein MESKKYHRIVLKLSGEALAGKQGYGIDPETVETIAKQVVAVNQLGVQVAIVVGGGNIWRGLSGSAKGMDRVSADYMGMLATVMNSLALQDAMEKNGVATRVQTAINMQQVAEPYIRRRAIRHMEKGRVVIFGAGTGNPYFSTDTTAALRAAEIEADAILMAKNGVDGVYDSDPKLNPDAKMFKHLTYLDVINKDLKVMDATATTLCRNNNIPIVVFNIDQPGNIVKAASGEDLGTVVDKED, from the coding sequence ATGGAATCGAAAAAGTATCATCGTATCGTATTGAAATTGAGTGGTGAAGCACTGGCTGGCAAACAAGGCTATGGCATCGACCCGGAAACAGTTGAAACCATTGCCAAACAGGTCGTTGCAGTCAATCAGCTCGGCGTCCAGGTCGCTATCGTCGTCGGCGGCGGCAATATCTGGCGCGGCTTGTCCGGTTCGGCCAAAGGCATGGACCGCGTTTCGGCAGACTACATGGGCATGCTGGCTACGGTCATGAATTCCCTGGCCCTCCAGGATGCCATGGAAAAGAACGGCGTCGCTACCCGCGTCCAGACGGCTATCAACATGCAGCAGGTCGCTGAACCGTATATCCGCCGCCGGGCTATCCGCCACATGGAAAAAGGCCGCGTCGTCATCTTCGGTGCCGGTACGGGCAACCCTTATTTCTCGACGGATACGACAGCTGCCCTGCGGGCTGCTGAAATCGAAGCCGATGCTATCCTCATGGCCAAGAACGGCGTCGACGGCGTCTACGACAGCGATCCCAAGCTCAATCCGGACGCTAAGATGTTCAAGCACCTGACCTATCTCGACGTCATCAACAAAGACCTGAAAGTCATGGATGCTACGGCGACGACGCTCTGCCGCAACAACAATATCCCTATCGTCGTCTTCAATATCGACCAGCCCGGGAACATCGTCAAGGCTGCCAGCGGAGAAGATTTAGGGACGGTAGTCGACAAAGAAGACTAA
- the frr gene encoding ribosome recycling factor codes for MEVKEIIAQHEEKMDKTIEALKRELSSIRTGRASTSLLDRITVDYYGTPTPVKQVANVSVPEPRMITIAPWEPKMLGEIEKAILKSDLGLNPNNDGKIIRLEIPQLTEERRKELSKKVSKIAEDSKVVIRNIRRDANETIKKMEKKKEVTEDDSKEGQENIQKLTDKKIKAIDEIKAKKEKEVMAV; via the coding sequence ATGGAAGTAAAAGAAATCATTGCCCAGCACGAAGAAAAGATGGACAAGACCATCGAAGCCCTGAAACGGGAATTGTCGTCGATCCGCACGGGCCGCGCCAGCACATCCCTGCTGGACCGGATTACCGTCGACTACTACGGTACGCCGACACCGGTCAAACAGGTCGCCAACGTATCGGTCCCGGAACCGCGCATGATCACCATCGCTCCGTGGGAACCGAAGATGCTCGGTGAAATCGAAAAGGCCATCCTCAAGTCTGACTTGGGCCTGAACCCGAACAACGACGGCAAGATCATCCGCCTGGAAATTCCCCAGCTGACGGAAGAACGCCGTAAAGAACTGAGCAAGAAAGTCAGCAAGATCGCTGAAGACTCGAAAGTTGTCATCCGCAACATCCGCCGCGACGCCAACGAAACCATCAAGAAGATGGAAAAGAAGAAGGAAGTCACGGAAGATGACAGCAAGGAAGGTCAGGAAAATATCCAGAAGCTGACAGATAAAAAAATCAAGGCCATCGACGAAATCAAAGCGAAAAAAGAAAAAGAAGTCATGGCCGTATGA
- the ispG gene encoding flavodoxin-dependent (E)-4-hydroxy-3-methylbut-2-enyl-diphosphate synthase, which yields MKRRKSLPVRAGSVIIGGDAPVSVQTMSTVNPAHMAEAVVDARRLASYGAEILRFAVPDMEAAKGLAAVVQAVDIPIVADIHFDYRLALAAVDSGVQALRINPGNIGADENVVKVVEKVRPKGIPIRIGINTGSLPEDILAQSGGHPTAEGMVEGALRHIRILERMDYRNMVISLKASDVPLMIEAYERLADKVPYALHLGVTEAGLVREGSIKSAIGIGTLLHEGIGDTIRVSLTGDPVEEIKAGQTILSSLGLRHFGPTLISCPTCGRTQVHLIDLAQEVEQAISHLTVPIKVAVMGCVVNGPGEAREADFGIAGGQGKGIVFSHGQVLRTVPEDQLVSSLVEEIEKTIAKES from the coding sequence ATGAAACGTAGAAAATCTCTTCCCGTCCGGGCTGGTTCGGTGATCATCGGCGGCGATGCCCCCGTATCGGTCCAGACCATGTCGACGGTCAATCCGGCCCACATGGCCGAAGCCGTCGTCGATGCCCGCCGCCTGGCCTCGTATGGGGCTGAAATCTTGCGCTTTGCCGTTCCCGATATGGAAGCGGCCAAGGGCTTGGCAGCCGTCGTCCAGGCCGTAGATATCCCCATCGTAGCCGATATCCACTTCGATTACCGCCTGGCCCTGGCGGCCGTCGACAGCGGCGTCCAGGCCCTGCGCATCAATCCGGGCAATATCGGCGCTGACGAAAACGTCGTCAAAGTCGTCGAAAAAGTGCGTCCCAAAGGCATCCCCATCCGCATCGGCATCAATACGGGATCCCTGCCGGAGGATATCCTGGCCCAGAGCGGCGGCCATCCGACAGCAGAAGGGATGGTCGAAGGGGCATTGCGCCATATCCGCATCCTGGAACGCATGGATTACCGCAACATGGTCATTTCCCTCAAGGCTTCCGACGTCCCATTGATGATCGAAGCTTATGAAAGATTGGCCGACAAGGTCCCCTATGCTCTGCACCTGGGCGTGACCGAAGCCGGCCTGGTCCGCGAAGGCAGCATCAAGTCGGCCATCGGCATCGGCACGCTGCTTCACGAGGGCATCGGCGATACGATCCGCGTATCCCTGACCGGTGACCCTGTCGAAGAAATCAAGGCCGGCCAGACCATCCTCAGTTCCCTCGGCCTGCGCCATTTCGGGCCGACCCTCATTTCCTGCCCGACCTGTGGCCGGACCCAGGTCCACCTCATCGACCTGGCCCAGGAAGTCGAACAGGCCATTTCTCATCTGACCGTCCCCATCAAGGTAGCCGTCATGGGCTGTGTCGTCAACGGCCCGGGCGAAGCGCGGGAAGCCGACTTCGGCATTGCCGGCGGCCAGGGGAAGGGCATCGTCTTTTCCCACGGCCAGGTCCTGCGCACGGTGCCGGAAGACCAGCTCGTGTCCAGCCTGGTGGAAGAAATCGAAAAAACCATTGCAAAGGAGTCTTAA
- the rseP gene encoding RIP metalloprotease RseP produces MGLTILATIFVFSVIIFVHELGHFATAKWAGMQVDEFALGFGPKVYSVRRGDTEYSLRAVPLGGFNRIAGMTEDEVLNEKSFLNKPVWKRMIVIAAGGIMNFILAIFLLWGLFFAIGTVTVSPEAVVGSTISGSPAEQAGLTAGDRIIRIGNQDISKWTDISQAVAPYSHDVVTVEIERDGQVQGVELVPEVDSASKKAMLGVMPMTTREAHGFFESAGMAVQRTGELCQLMVVGLYDMVTGREKAEVAGPIGVAQLAGQVAASGFSNLLMFTAFLSINLGILNLLPVPLLDGGYLILLILEGITRRRMPKRALYYIQVTGAVLLGSLFLFAMFQDLSRF; encoded by the coding sequence GTGGGTCTTACTATTTTAGCGACGATCTTCGTCTTCAGTGTCATCATCTTCGTCCATGAACTGGGCCATTTCGCGACGGCCAAGTGGGCAGGGATGCAGGTCGATGAGTTCGCACTCGGTTTTGGTCCCAAAGTGTACAGTGTACGCCGCGGTGATACAGAATATTCCCTGCGGGCCGTCCCTCTCGGCGGGTTCAACCGCATTGCCGGCATGACCGAAGATGAAGTATTGAATGAAAAGTCTTTCCTCAACAAACCCGTCTGGAAGCGCATGATCGTCATCGCTGCCGGCGGGATCATGAACTTCATCCTGGCCATCTTCCTCCTGTGGGGACTGTTCTTTGCCATCGGTACGGTGACGGTATCGCCAGAAGCCGTCGTCGGCTCGACCATTTCCGGTTCGCCGGCGGAACAGGCAGGCCTTACGGCAGGCGACCGCATCATCCGTATCGGCAATCAGGATATTTCCAAGTGGACCGATATTTCCCAGGCCGTCGCACCGTACAGCCATGACGTCGTCACCGTGGAAATCGAACGGGACGGCCAGGTGCAGGGCGTCGAACTGGTGCCCGAAGTGGACAGTGCCTCGAAAAAGGCCATGCTCGGCGTCATGCCCATGACGACCCGCGAAGCCCATGGTTTCTTTGAATCGGCCGGCATGGCCGTCCAGCGGACGGGCGAGCTCTGCCAGCTCATGGTCGTCGGCCTCTATGATATGGTGACGGGCCGGGAAAAGGCGGAAGTCGCCGGCCCAATCGGCGTGGCCCAGCTGGCTGGCCAGGTCGCCGCTTCGGGTTTTTCCAATCTGCTCATGTTCACGGCTTTCCTCAGCATCAACCTGGGCATCTTGAATCTCCTGCCCGTACCCTTGCTGGATGGAGGCTATCTTATCTTGTTGATTCTCGAAGGAATTACGCGCCGGCGGATGCCGAAACGGGCGTTGTATTATATTCAGGTCACAGGGGCCGTCCTCTTGGGTTCCCTGTTCCTGTTCGCCATGTTTCAGGATCTCAGCCGCTTTTAG
- a CDS encoding MarR family winged helix-turn-helix transcriptional regulator, whose amino-acid sequence MRFEAFPTREELEEHARLVPEIEPSAVLAMLRISQAAEIIRSSINDVLTKQYHLSQGKLRVMIVLHQNPEGIAPSQLAAKTGVTRATITTMVKRMVRDGLATVVIDQEDKRGKKVSLTARGRQFMDQVLPGHYLRISTLMNRLSEDEQAELIRLLTKLSQP is encoded by the coding sequence ATGAGATTTGAAGCGTTTCCGACGAGGGAAGAATTGGAAGAACACGCCCGGCTCGTCCCGGAAATCGAACCATCGGCAGTCCTGGCGATGCTGCGCATTTCACAGGCTGCAGAAATCATCCGGTCGTCCATCAACGACGTCCTGACGAAACAGTATCATCTGTCCCAGGGGAAGCTGCGGGTCATGATCGTCCTGCACCAGAACCCGGAAGGGATTGCGCCGTCGCAGCTGGCGGCCAAGACCGGCGTGACCCGGGCGACGATTACGACCATGGTCAAGCGTATGGTCCGTGACGGCCTGGCGACGGTCGTCATCGACCAGGAAGACAAGCGGGGCAAGAAGGTCAGCCTCACGGCCCGGGGACGCCAGTTCATGGACCAGGTCCTGCCCGGTCATTACCTGCGCATCTCGACGCTCATGAACCGCCTCAGCGAAGACGAACAAGCCGAACTCATCCGTCTGCTGACGAAACTGAGCCAGCCATGA
- a CDS encoding proline--tRNA ligase, whose protein sequence is MLASKLYSPTLREIPADAEIASHQYMLKAGMIRKNGGGLYSFLPLGRRVELKIEAIVREEMENIGAQEIMMPIMQPAEIWHESGRWNAYGPEMFKLEDRHGNHFCLGPTHEELITTLVRNELRSYKQMPVTLWQMQNKYRDEIRPRFGLMRSREFVMKDAYSFDVDEEGLHKSYQDEYEAYTRIFTRCGLNFKPVEADSGQIGGNHTHEFMALAQAGEAEIVSCSKCDYAADIEKAVPQAVEMPAEDAKDVELIETPNCSTIEDLAQFLHIPVEKTIKAVAFTIDGEKTVLCMVRGDHEVNDVAVQNFIGGNVIEPATEDELKAHGLQPGYMSPMGADKPDNETFFVLVDPSAMNVPNGVTGANKAGYHYQNVNPSRDFKDVTVTTIRNMVEGDKCPHCGAPVEIVRGIEVGQVFELGTKYSEALHATFLDQNGKAKPYVMGCYGIGVTRTIAAAIEQFHDEHGIMWPVAIAPFEVAIVPVSSKDQDQVRIAGDLYQALQAAKADVLLDDRNERAGVKFNDADLIGYPVRITVGKKSAAEGTVEIKVRRTGEQEVVPIDQAVARVQAILADLRSKNM, encoded by the coding sequence ATGTTAGCATCGAAATTGTATAGTCCGACGCTGCGGGAAATCCCGGCAGACGCCGAAATCGCCAGCCATCAGTATATGTTGAAAGCCGGGATGATCCGCAAGAACGGCGGCGGCTTGTATTCTTTCCTGCCCTTAGGCCGCCGGGTCGAACTCAAGATCGAAGCCATCGTCCGCGAAGAAATGGAAAACATCGGCGCCCAGGAAATCATGATGCCCATCATGCAGCCCGCTGAAATCTGGCATGAATCGGGCCGCTGGAATGCTTATGGTCCGGAAATGTTCAAACTGGAAGACCGCCATGGCAATCATTTCTGCCTCGGTCCGACTCACGAAGAACTGATTACGACCCTGGTCCGCAATGAACTGCGTTCGTACAAGCAGATGCCTGTCACCTTGTGGCAGATGCAGAATAAATACCGCGACGAAATCCGTCCGCGTTTCGGCCTCATGCGCAGCCGCGAATTTGTCATGAAAGACGCCTATTCCTTCGACGTCGACGAAGAAGGCCTGCACAAGAGCTATCAGGATGAATACGAGGCTTACACGCGCATCTTCACGCGCTGCGGCTTGAACTTCAAGCCTGTCGAAGCCGACAGCGGTCAGATCGGCGGCAACCATACACACGAATTTATGGCCCTGGCCCAGGCCGGCGAAGCCGAAATCGTATCGTGCTCGAAATGCGACTATGCAGCCGATATCGAAAAGGCCGTCCCCCAGGCCGTGGAAATGCCGGCAGAAGACGCAAAAGATGTGGAACTCATCGAAACGCCGAACTGCTCGACCATTGAAGACCTGGCCCAGTTCCTGCACATCCCCGTAGAAAAGACGATCAAAGCCGTCGCCTTTACTATTGATGGCGAAAAGACGGTCCTCTGCATGGTCCGCGGCGACCATGAAGTCAATGACGTCGCTGTCCAGAACTTCATCGGCGGCAATGTCATCGAACCGGCCACAGAAGATGAATTGAAGGCCCACGGCCTCCAGCCGGGCTACATGAGCCCCATGGGTGCCGACAAACCGGATAATGAAACCTTCTTCGTCCTCGTCGACCCGTCGGCTATGAACGTCCCCAATGGCGTCACCGGGGCCAACAAGGCCGGCTATCACTACCAGAACGTCAATCCGTCCCGCGATTTCAAGGACGTCACGGTCACGACGATCCGCAACATGGTCGAAGGCGACAAATGCCCGCACTGCGGCGCGCCTGTCGAAATCGTCCGCGGCATCGAAGTCGGCCAGGTCTTTGAACTGGGCACGAAGTACTCCGAAGCCCTCCATGCGACCTTCCTCGACCAGAACGGCAAGGCGAAACCGTACGTCATGGGCTGCTACGGCATCGGCGTCACCCGTACCATTGCGGCAGCTATCGAACAGTTCCACGATGAACACGGTATCATGTGGCCTGTCGCCATTGCGCCCTTTGAAGTGGCCATCGTCCCGGTCAGCAGCAAGGACCAGGACCAGGTCCGCATCGCCGGCGACCTCTATCAGGCTCTGCAGGCTGCCAAAGCCGATGTCCTCCTCGACGACCGTAACGAACGGGCTGGCGTCAAATTCAACGACGCCGACCTCATCGGCTATCCTGTCCGGATCACCGTCGGCAAGAAGAGTGCTGCCGAAGGGACTGTCGAAATCAAGGTCCGCCGGACTGGTGAACAGGAAGTCGTTCCCATCGACCAGGCTGTCGCCCGCGTTCAGGCCATCTTAGCCGACCTGCGCAGCAAGAATATGTAA
- a CDS encoding 1-deoxy-D-xylulose-5-phosphate reductoisomerase, giving the protein MKDILILGSTGSIGTQAVDVIEAHPDAFRLAGVAAYSHWQAVARQVQDHQVKWACMVDEKAADELRRAVGPACTVFSGSEGLLKLIDECDARIVLTSLVGAAGIEPTLHAIEKGMDIALANKETLVAAGELVMKEAAARGVRILPVDSEHGAIFQCLQGRQEGEVAKLLITASGGPHFRRPVSEFSSITVEQCLKHPTWNMGGKITIDSATMFNKGLEVIEAHWLFHMPFDKIEVVIQPQSIIHSMIEFIDGSILAQLGLPDMRLPIQYAFTYPDRMTVRGARPIDWKTLGSLEFFPPDDEKFPSIGLAYEAGRIGGTMPCVLNGANEVAVYAFLRKEISFTRIFDIVRTVMERHTVSHDVTLASIRQADAWARRCAASLL; this is encoded by the coding sequence ATGAAGGATATTCTGATTTTAGGCAGCACCGGTTCCATCGGGACCCAGGCTGTCGACGTCATCGAAGCCCATCCGGATGCCTTCCGCCTGGCCGGCGTTGCTGCCTATTCCCATTGGCAGGCCGTGGCCCGGCAGGTACAGGACCATCAGGTGAAATGGGCCTGCATGGTCGACGAAAAGGCCGCTGACGAACTGCGCCGCGCCGTCGGCCCGGCGTGTACTGTCTTTTCCGGCAGCGAAGGGCTGTTAAAGCTCATCGATGAATGTGACGCCCGCATCGTCCTGACGTCCCTCGTCGGTGCCGCCGGTATCGAACCGACACTGCATGCCATCGAAAAGGGCATGGACATTGCCCTGGCCAATAAAGAGACCCTCGTCGCTGCCGGCGAGCTGGTCATGAAAGAGGCCGCTGCCCGCGGCGTCCGCATCCTGCCCGTCGACAGTGAACACGGCGCTATTTTCCAGTGTCTCCAGGGACGACAGGAAGGGGAAGTGGCCAAGCTGCTCATCACGGCTTCCGGCGGCCCTCATTTCCGCCGGCCGGTGTCGGAATTTTCGTCCATCACGGTCGAACAGTGCCTGAAGCATCCGACGTGGAACATGGGCGGCAAGATCACCATCGATTCGGCGACGATGTTCAATAAAGGCTTGGAAGTCATCGAAGCGCACTGGCTGTTCCACATGCCCTTCGACAAGATCGAAGTCGTCATCCAGCCGCAGAGCATCATCCACTCCATGATCGAGTTCATCGACGGCTCCATCCTGGCCCAGCTGGGCCTGCCCGACATGCGCCTGCCCATCCAGTACGCCTTTACTTATCCGGACCGGATGACCGTCCGCGGCGCCCGGCCCATCGACTGGAAGACCCTGGGGTCGCTGGAATTTTTCCCGCCTGATGACGAGAAGTTCCCTTCCATCGGCCTGGCCTATGAAGCGGGCCGCATCGGCGGGACCATGCCCTGTGTCCTCAACGGGGCCAATGAAGTCGCTGTCTATGCGTTTTTGCGTAAAGAAATTTCCTTTACGCGTATTTTTGACATTGTCCGTACTGTCATGGAACGGCACACGGTCTCGCACGACGTCACCTTGGCGTCTATCCGCCAGGCCGACGCCTGGGCCCGCCGCTGTGCTGCTTCCCTGTTGTAG
- a CDS encoding HU family DNA-binding protein, which translates to MNKTELIAAVANEAEITKKDAEKAVKAVFSVISDSLTKGDKVQIIGFGTFEVRQRKAREGRNPRNNEPIQIEASKTPAFKAGKQLKDLVNNK; encoded by the coding sequence ATGAACAAAACAGAATTAATCGCTGCAGTAGCCAATGAAGCAGAAATCACCAAAAAAGATGCTGAAAAAGCCGTAAAAGCCGTATTCAGCGTTATCAGCGACAGCCTTACGAAAGGCGACAAAGTCCAGATCATCGGTTTTGGTACTTTTGAAGTCCGTCAGCGCAAAGCCCGCGAAGGCCGCAACCCGCGCAACAACGAACCGATTCAGATCGAAGCTTCCAAGACCCCGGCTTTCAAAGCTGGCAAACAGCTCAAAGATTTGGTCAACAACAAATAA
- a CDS encoding isoprenyl transferase, with protein sequence MINFFGKKKETSGSVSEGMLDPHNIPRHVAIIMDGNGRWAKRKGLPRSYGHRAGADTLKRIVIAADDLGIKVLTVYAFSTENWKRPDEEVSYIMKLMKSYLSKNLLELKEHNVRLHVIGDMKRLHPDLQEAFAQAEADMAANTGLILNVAVNYGGRLEITQAARRLAEAVQAGTIQPEEITEATLAQYLYTDPENDVDLLIRPGADKRVSNFLLWQMAYAEFWFTQLCWPDFTKDTLVEAILSFQGRERRFGGLK encoded by the coding sequence ATGATTAACTTTTTTGGCAAAAAGAAAGAAACTTCCGGCTCCGTATCCGAGGGGATGCTGGATCCCCATAATATTCCCCGCCACGTGGCCATCATCATGGATGGCAACGGCCGCTGGGCCAAGCGCAAAGGCTTGCCCCGCAGTTACGGCCACCGCGCCGGCGCCGATACGCTGAAGCGCATCGTCATCGCCGCCGATGACCTGGGCATCAAGGTCCTGACGGTCTATGCCTTTTCGACGGAGAACTGGAAGCGCCCTGATGAAGAAGTGTCGTACATCATGAAGCTCATGAAGAGTTACTTGAGCAAGAATCTCTTGGAACTCAAGGAACACAACGTGCGGCTCCATGTCATCGGTGATATGAAGCGGCTCCACCCGGATTTGCAGGAAGCCTTTGCCCAGGCCGAAGCGGACATGGCTGCCAACACAGGCCTCATCCTCAACGTGGCTGTCAATTACGGCGGCCGCCTGGAAATCACCCAGGCCGCCCGCAGGCTGGCCGAAGCCGTCCAGGCCGGGACGATTCAGCCCGAAGAGATTACCGAAGCGACATTGGCCCAGTACCTGTATACGGACCCGGAAAACGACGTGGACCTGCTCATCCGTCCCGGTGCGGACAAGCGGGTCAGCAATTTCCTCCTGTGGCAGATGGCCTATGCCGAGTTCTGGTTCACCCAGCTCTGCTGGCCCGATTTCACCAAGGATACCCTGGTCGAAGCGATTCTATCCTTCCAGGGCCGGGAACGGCGCTTCGGCGGCTTAAAATAA